Proteins from a genomic interval of Carassius auratus strain Wakin unplaced genomic scaffold, ASM336829v1 scaf_tig00007522, whole genome shotgun sequence:
- the LOC113071549 gene encoding rho GTPase-activating protein 5-like, producing MDVAVNAVAGALKAFFADLPDPLIPYSLHPELVEAAKIVDHYERLQVLKEIVRKFPPVNYEVFKYVTTHLNRVSQHSKTTLMTADNLSICFWPTLMRPDFENKDTLSTTKLNQSVIESFIQQCQYFFYGGEITEPSSAKGTPPPHGHGLESLLALQLPPPLQPQQIQHPLPPEPLI from the exons ATGGATGTAGCCGTGAACGCCGTGGCTGGGGCCCTGAAGGCCTTCTTTGCCGACCTCCCCGACCCCCTCATACCGTATTCACTCCACCCAGAGCTAGTGGAAGCAGCCA AAATTGTAGATCATTATGAAAGACTGCAAGTGCTGAAGGAAATCGTGAGAAAATTTCCTCCTGTGAACTATGAAGTTTTCAAATATGTCACCACTCACCTCAACAG GGTAAGTCAGCATAGTAAGACCACGTTGATGACGGCTGACAATCTGTCCATCTGTTTCTGGCCTACGCTCATGAGACCTGATTTTGAGAACAAGGACACGCTGTCCACCACCAAACTCAACCAGTCCGTCATCGAGTCCTTCATCCAGCAGTGCCAGTATTTCTTCTATGGTGGTGAAATTACAGAGCCCTCCAGCGCCAAGGGGACGCCTCCTCCACACGGCCACGGCTTAGAGTCCCTGCTGGCCCTTCAGCTCCCTCCTCCCCTCCAGCCCCAGCAGATCCAGCACCCGCTGCCCCCCGAACCCCTCATATAG